The following nucleotide sequence is from Desulfovibrio aminophilus DSM 12254.
GCCAGTCCGCGCGGCGCGGCCAAAAGCCGCTTCGCCGCGCTCCAGGACGCCGCCAACATGAACCAGAGCCACCAGGGCGTGGCCAGTCCCACCTGGGAGCCGAAATATTCCGGGAAGCGATCGAGCCGCAGGAGTCGGCCGGATTCCTTGCCCTCAACCCCGATGAGATAAAGCACGTGTTTGTAGCCCACGAAGTCGTTTTGCACGTTCCAGATGAACGTGGGCAGGAAGCCCAGGACCAGGGCGCCAGCCAGGGCCGGGATGAGCCGCCGCCAGAACCGCTCCGGCCGCCAGCCCTTCCACTCCAGGATCAGCCCATAGAGCACGGCCAGTCCCAAAAAGCCGAGCATGGTGTACTTGGCCAGGATGCCCACGCCCAGGGCCAGGGTCAGGATCGTGTACGGCCAGGGTCCGCCACGGCCCTCGCCCGCCGCCCAGAGGCAGAACAGGCCCACGGCCCAGCAGAGCACGAAGGGGTTGTCCGTGGTCATGAGCACGCCGAGCGCCAGGAACAGCGGCATGGTATTCATGAGCACCACGGTCCAGAAACCCACGTCCGGGCGTTTCCAGAGCCGCGCCGCGCCCAGGTAGAGCACGCCCTGGGCCAGGGCCGCGCCCGCGATGGAGCCGAAACGCACGCCCAGCTCCGTGTTCCCGAACAGCGCGGTCCAGAAGCTGATGATCCAGGCGATGAGCGGGCCCTTGGAATAGTAGGTGAGCTGAAGATGGCGCGTCCAGTCCCAGTACTGGGCCTCGTCCTGCACGAGGTTCAGCTGGCCCGAGGCCACGAACCAGACCCGGCCCAGGGTTCCGGCCAGGATGAGCAGGGCGGCCCACAGGCCGTAGCGGGGGGAATCGTCCGAACGTCGCGTCAAGAAAGCCTCCGAAAACCGTGCCCCTTCTACCCTCCCCCCTCTCCCCTGTCCATCCCCCCCGGCTTCGCCGGCTCCGCCGATTTCCAGAAAGGCGAAAGAGGGGCGACATGAGACAAGATGAGCACCCTCCCCAACACCCCGCCCTCTTCAACACCCACCCTCCCCCGCCTTTCTATAACCCCCCGAAGGGGGGGCGTTGACCGAAGGGAAGGGGAAAACTATAGGATGAGGGCAGCACGAAGGAGTCGCCATGTCCAAGGAATTCACCCTGGCCCTGATCCAATGCGCCATGCAGCCCGAGCCCGAGGCCAACCGCGAGAAGGCCCGCGACCTGGTTCTGGAGGCCGCCAAACGCGGGGCCGATCTGGTCTGCCTGCCCGAGCTGTTCGCCTCGCCCTATTTCTGCAAGCGCGAGGACAGCGAGCATTTCGACCTGGCCGAGACCATCCCGGGGCCGTCCCTGGAGATCATGAGCGCCACGGCCCGCGAGGCCGGGGTCTGCCTCGTGGTCCCGATCTTCGAGCGCCGGGGGCCGGGCATGTACCACAACACGGCCGCAATCCTGGGCCCGGACGGCGATACCCTGGGTCTGTACCGCAAGATGCACATTCCCGAGGATCCGGGATTCCACGAGAAGTTCTACTTCACGCCCGGCGACCTGGGCTTTCCGGTCTTCGACACTCCGCTGGGCCGCGTCGCGGTGCTCATCTGCTGGGACCAGTGGTTCCCGGAAGCCGCGCGCATGGCCGCGCTGCAGGGCGCGGAGCTGGTCCTCTACCCCACGGCCATCGGCAGGCTGCACGGTGAGTCCGAGAAGGAGGGCCTGCGCCAGGTGGATTCCTGGATGACCGTGCAGCGCGGGCACGCCGTGGCCAACGGCCTGTTCGTGGCCGCGGCCAACCGCATCGGCCTGGAGGAGCCCGACGGCCCGGGCGTGGCGGTGCATTTCTTCGGCAATTCCTTCGTGGCCGACCCGCGCGGCGAGGTTCTGGCCCGGGCCTCGGACGAGAAAGAAGAAATCCTCCTGGCCGAGGTGGACACCCGCCGGGTGGACGAGACGCGCCGCATCTGGCCCTTCCTGCGCGACCGGCGCATCGACGCCTACTACCCCCTGCTGGAGCGCTACGGCAAATGACCGCTACGAAATCCCCGGCGGCCCTGGGCTACAGGCTGCCCGCCGAGTGGGAGCCGCACGAGGCGACCTGGTTGGCCTGGCCCCCCAGCACCCTGGACTGGCCCGGCCGTCTCCAGGGCGCGCGCTTCGCCTTCGCGGACATGGCCCGCCGCATCTCCGGCGGCGAGGAGGTGCGCATCCTGGTCCACTCCCCGGCCGTGCGGGCGGAGGCCGCGAGAAGACTGCGCGACTGCGGCGCGGACCTGGACCGGATACGCTTCGTGGACTGCCCCGTGGACCGCTCCTGGGTCCGCGACTCCGGGCCGCTCT
It contains:
- a CDS encoding ArnT family glycosyltransferase, with the protein product MTRRSDDSPRYGLWAALLILAGTLGRVWFVASGQLNLVQDEAQYWDWTRHLQLTYYSKGPLIAWIISFWTALFGNTELGVRFGSIAGAALAQGVLYLGAARLWKRPDVGFWTVVLMNTMPLFLALGVLMTTDNPFVLCWAVGLFCLWAAGEGRGGPWPYTILTLALGVGILAKYTMLGFLGLAVLYGLILEWKGWRPERFWRRLIPALAGALVLGFLPTFIWNVQNDFVGYKHVLYLIGVEGKESGRLLRLDRFPEYFGSQVGLATPWWLWFMLAASWSAAKRLLAAPRGLAGDDAAATRRSSLLLVFFLPVWGFFLLWSFHAKVLPNWTTVSYVAGALLAAWRFADLVRDPARRVARNALLVCSFLIFLALHLAPVLPIPDSVNMTNRLKGWESVGQKVDELRRGLPDPDKTFIFSDVYDVTAALAFYVPGQPRTYCAWIDGRRMNQYDLWPGPQAYKGGDAILVIKGTSDSIPRKIVPLFESVSDPIHFQSEFRGKPARRFTLYVCKGYKGDWYTQQTGFF
- a CDS encoding carbon-nitrogen hydrolase; this translates as MSKEFTLALIQCAMQPEPEANREKARDLVLEAAKRGADLVCLPELFASPYFCKREDSEHFDLAETIPGPSLEIMSATAREAGVCLVVPIFERRGPGMYHNTAAILGPDGDTLGLYRKMHIPEDPGFHEKFYFTPGDLGFPVFDTPLGRVAVLICWDQWFPEAARMAALQGAELVLYPTAIGRLHGESEKEGLRQVDSWMTVQRGHAVANGLFVAAANRIGLEEPDGPGVAVHFFGNSFVADPRGEVLARASDEKEEILLAEVDTRRVDETRRIWPFLRDRRIDAYYPLLERYGK